The stretch of DNA GGCACCCGAGGTCTGCCCGGTGGTCGCGTACGGCGCGCTGCTGCCGCAGAGCGCCCTGGACATCCCCGAGCACGGCTGGGTGAACCTGCACTTCTCGCTGTTGCCGGCCTACCGCGGCGCGGCTCCGGTGCAGCGTGCGATCTGGGAGGGCGAGGAGATCACGGGCGCCACCACGTTCCGGATCGTCAAGGAGCTCGACGCCGGGCCGACCTTCGGCCTGATGACCCAGATGGTCCATCCCGATGACACCGCCGGGAGCTTGCTGGCGAAGCTCGCCGAGGGCGGTGCCGGACTGCTCGTGGCGACCCTCGACGGCATCGCCGAGGGAGCGCTGGTCGCCCGCGAGCAGCCGACCGACGGGATCTCCTACGCCGCCAAGATCACCCCCGAGGACGCCCGGATCACGTGGTCCCAGCCCGCGGCCGGCATCGAGCGGCAGATCCGGGCGTGCACGCCGGCGCCGGGTGCGTGGACGCTGCTCGACGGTGAGCGGTTCAAGGTCGGTCCGGTCCAGCTGACCGAGGAGGAGCTCGCGCCCGGCACGCTCGAGGTGCGCAAGAGCGAGGTGCTGGTCGGCACCGGGAGCGTCGCGGTCCGGCTGGGACTGGTCAGGCCCTTCGGCAAGAAGGAGATGGCCGCCGCTGACTGGTCGCGGGGGGCACGGGTGGGTTCGGGTGTCCGGTTCGGGGCGTGACCCGGGGCGCGGTCGGGGACGGGGCCGCCGCCCCGGTACGCCGCCGCGTGGTGGCCGCGCGCCCGTCGACCCGGCTCGGCTGGCGGCCTTCGAGGTGCTCAAGGCCGTCCGGGTGGAGGATGCCTACGCCAACCTGGTGCTGCCGCACGTGCTCGGCCGGCTCGGGCTGAGCGGGCGGGACGCGGCCTTCGCCACCGAGCTCGCGTCCGGCACCCTGCGCGGCCAGGGCACCTACGACGCCATCCTGGCCGGCTGCGTCGACCGGCCGCTGGCCAAGGTCGAGGCCAAGGTGCTCGACGCGCTGCGGCTGGGCACCCACCAGCTGCTCGCCATGCGGGTGCCCACCCACGCCGCCATCGCCACGACCGTCGACCTGGTGAAGTCGAAGGTCGGTCCCGGCGCCGGCGGCTTCGCCAACGCCGTGCTGCGCAAGGTCGCCGAGCGCTCGATGGCGGAGTGGACCGAGGGGATGGCGCTGCCGGAGCGGACGTCGCACCCAGCGTGGATGGTCGAGCTGCTGCGCGACGCGCTCGACGTCCCCGACGAGCTCGAAGCGCTGCTGGCAGCCGACAACGCGCCGCCGCGGGTCACCCTGGTCGCGCGCCCCGGACGCGCGAGCCGGGCCGAGATCGAGGGCGAGCCCACCACGTTCTCGCCGTACGGCGTGAGGCTCGCGGGCGGCTCGCCGCTCGAGGTCCCGGCGGTGGCCGAGGGCCGCGCGGGTGTGCAGGACGAGGGCTCCCAGCTGGTCGCGCTGGCCCTGGCCCAGGCGCCGGTGAAGGGTCGCGACGAGCGCTGGCTGGACCTGTGCGCCGGCCCTGGCGGCAAGGCGGCGCTGCTCGACGCGCTCGCCGCCGAGGCCGGTGCGGTGCTGATCGGCAACGAGCGGCAGCACCATCGCGCCCGGCTGGTGCGCGCCAACGGCGTCGCGCGGGTGGTGGCCGCCGACGGCATCCGTCCGCCGTTCGCGCCGGGCACGTTCGACCGGGTGCTGGTCGACGCACCGTGCAGCGGGCTCGGCGCGCTGCGGCGCCGTCCCGAGGCACGCTGGCGCCGGCGCCCCGCCGATGTCACCGAGCTCGTCCCGCTCCAGCGTGACCTGCTCCGTTCCGCGCTCGACCTGACCCGCCCCGGTGGCGTGGTCGTCTACGCGACCTGCAGCCCGGTGCTGGCCGAGACCCGTGACGTCGTCGTGGCCGTCGTGAGCGAGGACCCGGGGGTGCTGCTCGAGCCGGTGTCGGGGGCGGCCGGCGACGTACCCGATGCGCGCGGGCCGCTGCCGGGCACCGTGCAGCTCTGGCCGCACCGGCATGGGACCGACGCGATGTTCATCGCGGCGCTGCGCAAGGAGGAGTCGCGATGAGCAGCTATCCCACGTTCTTCCTCTTCGCCGTGCTGGTCGCGCTCGCCCCGGGGCCGGACACGTTCATCACCCTGCGGGTCACCGTCGCCGGCGGTCGCGAGCGCGGGCTGTGGACGGTGGCCGGCATCATCGCGGCCAACGTCGTCCTCGGTGTGCTGGCCGCGACCGGTCTCGGTGCGGTGATCCGCGACGCCCACACGCTCTTCGACGTGTTGCGCTGGTTCGGGGTGCTCTACCTGGCCTGGCTCGGCCTGCAGGCGGTGTGGGCCGGCCTGCGCGGTGACGGGGGCGGCTGGAGCTCCGGCGGCAGCGCCCGGATGGCTCCGCACGCGGCGATGCGCCAGGGGTTCGTCTCGACGTTCACCAACCCCAAGGCGCTGGCGTTCTACCTCGCCGTGCTGCCGCAGTTCGTCAGCGCCTACGCCGGCTTCGTCGAGCTGATGGCCTACGCCCTGACGTTGGCCGTCCTCGGCGCGATCTACCTGATCACCATCACCCTGGTGGCGCATGGCGCGATGACCTTCATCAGCCGGGAGCGGGTGCGCCGGGGCATCGACGCCGGTGTGGGCGTGATCATGCTCGGCTTCGCAGCGGCCCTGGCGCTGGACAACTGAGCGGGCGGTGAGTCTCGGCGTGGTCTCCGGGCCGCGCTGAGACCCACGACACCGGTGCGCTGGCTAGGCTCGCACCGTGCCGTCATCACCGCCGTCCGTCGAGATCGAGGTCGACGACCGTGTCGTCAAGGTGACGAACCCGGACCGGGTCTACTTCCCGCAAGCGCCCGGCTTCGAGGGCGGGGCGACCAAGCTCGACCTGGTCGACTACTACCTCGCGGTCGGGCCGGGCATCGTCAACGCCCTCTACGAGCGCCCCTGCATGCTGCACCGCTTCCCCAAGGGCCTGACGGGCGAGCCGGGGGAGAAGGTGCACCAGAAGCGGCTGCCTGCGGGCGCGCCCGCCTGGGTCGAGACCGTCGAGCTGTTCTTCCCGCGGTGGAAGCGCACCGCCGACGAGCTCTGCGTCACCGAGCTGGGCGCGGTGATCTGGGCGGTGCAGATGTCGACGGTGGAGTTCCACCCGTGGAACAGCCGCCGGGCCGACACCGAGAAGCCGGACGAGTGGCGGATCGATCTCGATCCCGGCCCGGCCTCGACGTACGCCGGCGTCCGCCGGGCGGCCCACGTCGCCCACGAGGTGCTCGACGACCTCGGCGCGGTCGGCTACCCCAAGACGTCGGGCAGCAAGGGGTTGCACATCTATGTCCGGATCGCGCCGGACCACGGCTTCCCCGACGTGCGCCGCGCCGCCCGGGCCTTCGCCCGCGAGGTCGAGCGCCGTGCGGGCGGCGGGGTGACGACGACGTGGTGGAAGAAGGATCGCGACCCGGCGGCGATCTTCGTGGACTGGAACCAGAACACCCGCGACCACACCATCGCCGCGGCGTACTCGGTGCGCGGCCTGCCCGACGCGCGCGTCTCCACGCCGATCCGCTGGGACGAGGTCGACGAGGCGGACCCGCGCGATTTCACCATCGCCACCGTGCCCGAGCGGTTCGCCCGGCTCGGTGACCTGCACGCCGACATCGACGACCACGTCTTCGACATCGCGCCGTTGTTGGCCTGGGCTGAGCGCGACGAGGCTTCCGGGCAGGACGCTCCCGATGAGGCCGAGGGGTGACCGGTAGGTGAAGCCGGTCCTTGGTGAGGCTCAGTTGCGGCGGATCGACGCACTTCCTCCGACGGTCGGATCTCGGGAAATCCGCGCGTTCGTCAGGGGCGACGAAAGCTGGGCAGCGGTACGCCGTCGAGCGCACGAACGCATCCGAGCCAATCGGCCCACGCGGCCGGGTCATTGGTTCGCGCCGGATCGTCGCTGGGCTCGAGGCTGACCAGCAGTTCTTGGAGGGAGACGGCGTCCGGATCGGGCTCCCGATCCATGTAAGCCACATCAGCCGGTATGCGGCGTCGTATGCCTGTGCTGGAGTCAGTTGCAAGTCGCTGTCCGCCACGCACTAAGGGTATGGGCCGGATTTGGGAATGGACCGTCATCGGCAGATCCGGGAGCGAACGGCGCCGACGGGCGGCGAGATGACGCAGGAGGGGACCGCACTCAAGAGCCCGCGCACTCCTCGAGGTCCGCTCACCGGTTGCGCGCTTCAGCGACAAGGCGCTGCTTAACGTCTTCTGTCAGTCCTTCCTCGCCCGCTTGCGCGCGGTCACCCATGAGCAAGCGCGCTTGGTCGAGTGTGTCGCGAATCTTTCTGCGAATGACTCGAGGAGGAAGGTCCGCGAGCTCCTTGCGCAAGGCGTCCGACAGATCGAGCAAGTCTTTCGGCACAACGTCGAGGATTCGCATGTTCAGCATTAGCGGAAGGGCCTCCTCAGTCTTCCGAGAGAGCCGGGAACGTGCTGGCCCGACGCCCAGGTAGTGCAGCATGAAGTCGGGACTTATAGCGGGGCTGGGCGGAGGCCGTCTGCCGAGCCGGTCTGCAAGCTCGGACGCGACTCTGAAGGCCGTGCCGTCAAGGGTAAGCCACCACGACTTAAAGCCGAACGCCGAACGCCTCTCGCCGCGCGCCTCGCGCCGCATCTGTACACCGACGTAGTTCTCGACGTCATGCCCGACGAGTAGTGCGCGGGTCCCGGCATCCATGCGGGGAAGACCAGCCTTCTCACGTCGGTCGTCCTTCCGGTCGCGCGCCTCGTGCCAGATCTCTCCGATTTGCGCGACAAGATCCTGAGGCGCCTGGTCGACGAACTCTTGAAGGGGTTGCACGTGGATGCCGAACTCCTCTTCGAGATAGTCAGCAATGTCATCGAATTGGCGTGCGTGACCGCAGAAAGTCTCCAGCCAGCTCTCGAAATCCTGTGTGCTTCTGCCGCTCAACTTGAAAACTGAGAGTAGGAAGGGCTCGGCGCCGTATGCGTCACCTCGGGACAGGGCGGAATAGTACCCGCGGGACCTCGTGACGTGCGTCGCGACTTCTTCGACGACGCCCGGCGTGACATATAAGCGAAGCCCCGCCTCACGCACTGCGTGGAGCATGAGTCCATGCGTGCGTGAGGCAGGGTCTAGCAGATCTTCCGCAAAGAGAGGAAGGACTACCGACGCATCTAGCCAGATGTCCCCCTCGGAGAAAATCTTCACCACGGCGGACTGTACGTCCGGAGTCTCACGCATGAACGCGAAGAGAGTGTATGTGTCAGCCAGGCTGCGGAGGTAGCCCCGAACGTCCTCGGGCGGATCGATCATGAGCGAAACCACCACCGCGGCCACGACGCGCGGCTCAACGAGTGTTTTGCTGGGATTCACGGCGAAGTCCGTGTAGACGATCGCTTCCACGTCCTCAAACCGAGCGAACGCATCTTGACGCTCCTTGATGACGGCTTCCGCGAAAAGTTCACCTCTATCTAGAAGCACACGTTCAAGGACGGAGCGGGACCGGATGACGGCTTCTTGAAGGCCTTCGCCAGAGAGAGCCATGCCGTCTTCCTCCGCGAAGCGAATGACCATTGCCCGAACTTCGCGGTCCAATGTGCCGTCGAGAGCCTCTACCTGGGCGAGCCGTTCGGCCAGACGCTTTCGCTCGTCCCAGGTTAAGCAGAACTCGTCGATCTTCTGATAGTGCCGGATGTACACCTTCGATAGCCGGCGAAGTGCTCCGTCTACCGCTTGATCGCGCGTTGCTGGATGCTGCCCCGGAAGCAGCTTCGCAACGTGACTTCTAACCTCGGCTCTGGTCATCCGATGCTCTGGGTCTGTGTCTCGCATCACGGATCGGACCACGGCGTCGAAGCAAACCTTCGTCAGGCCCTTGTCGCGCGTATCGTCTTGCCATTGCAGTCCGAGATAGACAAATGCGGCCTTTGCCTCAAGGTCGTCCAATGCTTGGGCTTGACGCTCGAGTGCAGTCACATTGCCCCTGCCGCCGCCCTCGAACGGTTCCATGAACTGCTCCGCTTCGGCCTGCACGGCGGCGCTTCGGTTGCGCGCTGTCAGAAACCATTCTTGATCTCTGATATCCAAGAACACCCGGTAGTCACGCCGAACGGTCTTCTTCAATTCGTTTGCAGCGGCGCCAATGACCTGGTTGGTCGCGTAGATCAGGACCGCGGCATCTGGCGTGGTGTCGTGGAGCCGCTTACATGTTTCCTTGATCTTCTGATCCCAGTCCTTCCGGAGCGAGAACTGAAGAATCACGTCGTCGTCATCGACGGGTCGGAAGAGGCGCGCGTCCATTCCTTCGTCGCCGGCTGCCGCGGCCATGGGCCGGAGGCTCGGGAACTCCTCTGCAAGGAAGACGTTCGCTAGCCGCTCGAACAGACGCCATTGGCTACCTTCGATAGAAGTCAGTGCGTGTCGAAAGCCTTCGTAGCTCGTCAATGTCCCTCCTAGACTCTGCCCGAGGTCAGTCTGGCACCAACGGTCAACGGGATGGACAAGGATTGCCGCGGTCGCGGGATACGAGCAGTGCCGCTGCCTCTCGTAAGCGCTCGTTCACCCGCCGCGGCCGTTGCGAGAGCGACATCTTAGGCGGTTCGAGGCGCAGCTGACCCCGGCAACCGGGGCGGATCGAGGCGGCTCACCCGCCCGCTGCATTCTGGGCGGACTGACATGCGCCTCGTGAACTTGTCGCGGAGCACGCCAGGCTCGCAAAGATCCGCAACCGAAGCCGAGTGAGTAGCTGCACGAGCGGCATGCCTGGACCACCCGTCGGGAACCATGGCCCGTGCCCCCACGCTCCACCTCGCAGGATGTCATCCGCCAGACCGTCCGGGACCGCTTCGGGCACCCCGATCTCCACCCCGGCCAACGAGAGGCGATCTCGGCGCTGCTGGCCGGTAGCGACGTGCTGCTGGTTGCTCCTACCGGCGCCGGGAAGTCGCTCGTCTACCAGGCCGCGGGGCTGTTGCTCGAGGGCCTGACGCTGGTGGTCTCCCCGCTGCTGGCCCTGCAGCACGACCAGCTCGAGCGACTGGAGTCGCTCGGGGTACGCGGCGGCCGGCTCAGCTCCGCCGAGGGGGAGCGCGCGCGGGCGGAGGTGCTGCGCGCCGCGGCGGCCGGCGAGCTGGACTTCGTCTTCCTCTCACCCGAGCAGCTCGCCAACGACGAGGTGCGCGAGCAGGTCGCCTCGTGGCGCCCCGGGCTCGTCGCCGTCGACGAGGCGCACTGCGTCTCGGCCTGGGGACACGACTTCCGGCCGGACTACTTCCGGCTCGGCGAGCTCATCGCCGACCTCGGCGAGCCCCGCATCGTGGCCATGACCGCCACCGCCGCGCCGCCGGTGCGCGAGGACATCGTCGAGCGACTGCGGCTGGCGCAGCCCACCACCATCGTCACCGGGTTCGCCAGGCCCGAGCTCGGGCTCGCGGTGCACCGCGTGGTCGACGAGGCCGAGCAGCGCCGTACGGTCCTCGAGCGGGTGGCAGCGCTGCCGGGCGCGGGGATCGTCTACTGCCGCACCCGCCCTGCCGCCGAGGAGTACGCCGAGGCACTCCGCGAGGCGCTCGCCGACACCGACCGGTCGGTCGCCGCCTACCACGCGGGCATGAGCGCCAAGCGTCGCGACCAGGTGCACGAGGCGTTCTCCCGGGGCACGCTCGACGTGGTCGTCGCGACCTCGGCATTCGGGATGGGCATCGACAAGCCCGACGTGCGGTTCGTGGTGCACGCGCAGGCGCCGGAGTCACCCGACACCTACTACCAGGAGGTCGGCCGGGCAGGCCGCGACGGCGAGCCGGCGATCGGGCTGCTGGTCTACCGCCCCGAGGACCTGGCGCTGGGCCGCTTCTTCTCCCCGGGCGTCCCGCGCATGCAGGATGTCCGCGCGGTGGAGGCAGCGCTGGACCGCGGCGAGGAGGCGACCGACCTGGGCCCGCGTCGTCGCCAGCGGATCCGCAACCTGCTCGATCTGGCGGCCCACAGCCATCCCGGTCGGGACCGGGTGGCGGCAGTGATCGAGCTCGCTGAGGCGCACCGCAGCCTGGAGCGCTCGCGGGTCGACATGATGCGCGGGTACGCCGAGACGCAGCGCTGCCGGATGGAGTTCCTGGTCGGCTACTTCGGGGAGGAGGTCGACGGGCGGTGCGGGACGTGTGACAACTGCCGTGCTGGGATCGCGCCGGACCCGGCGGCGCTGGCCGAGGCACCCTTCGGGGTCCAGACCCGGGTGCGGCACGAGGAGTTCGGCGCGGGCGTGGTCACCGACGTGGAGGAGGATCGGCTCACCGTGCTGTTCGACGAGGTGGGCTACCGCACCCTCTCCCTCGAGCTGGTCCTGGGCGAGCACCTGCTGGCGCCGGGGCACTAGGCTCAACGGCCGTGGGATCCCGAACCAGCCAGATCACCCCCAGCATCCTCAACGCGGACTTCGCGAACCTGGCCCAGGAGGTCGCCCGGATCGGCAGCGCCGACTGGGTGCACGTGGACGTGATGGACAACCACTTCGTCCCCAACCTGACCTTCGGCCCGACGATGGTGGAGGCGCTCAGCCGCGCCACCGCGACGCCGTTGGACGCGCACCTGATGATCGAGGATCCCGACCGCTGGGCGCCGGCGTACGCCGAGGCCGGGGCGGGCAGCGTCACCTTCCACGTCGAGGCCGCCCAGGCCCCGGTGCGGCTCGCGCGCGAGATCCGCGCCCAGGGCGCCCGGGCCAGCATGGCGCTCAAGCCGGCGACGCCGATCGAGCCCTACGAGGACCTGCTCGCCGAGCTGGACATGGTGCTGATCATGACGGTCGAGCCGGGATTCGGCGGTCAGCGGTTCCTCGACCTGTGCCTCCCCAAGATCCGCCGCGCCCGGGCGCTGATGGACAAGCACGGCCTGGAGACCTGGCTCCAGGTCGACGGTGGGGTCAGCCTGGAGACGATCGAGCGCTGCGCCGAGGCCGGGGCCGACGTGTTCGTCGCCGGGTCGGCGGTCTACTCCGCCGAGGATCCCGATGCGATGGTGCAGGCCCTGCGCGCCCGGGCGGATGCGGCCCGGTCCGCCGGTTGACCCGCGGGAATGTCGAGTGGCCGGCCGTGGTTCAATGACCGCAGACGAGTGAACAGCTCGCGTGCTCTGGGGGCGGTGAAACTCCGCACCGGCGGTGATCGGGCGCAAGCCCGGAAGTCCGCGACCCGGTCGTAGCCAACGGCCGGTTGACCAGGTGGGAATCCTGGACCGACGGTCAAAGTCCGGATGGAAAGAAGCACGCGGTCGACGCCCGCACGCCGAGTCCCTCGGCGGTGGTGGGCTCGGCCCGCCCCGGAGTCCGTGACCGGACAGGAGGGGTGGCGATGGCCGACCAGGCAGCCAGCACCGCGACGGCGACCGAGGTCGCCGCGATGCGCCGCGC from Nocardioides sp. BP30 encodes:
- the fmt gene encoding methionyl-tRNA formyltransferase, whose translation is MRCVFAGTPEVALPSLNALAASGHELVGVVTRPDAPSGRGRRLVASPVAQRAEELGVPVLKPDHPRDPGFQEQLRALAPEVCPVVAYGALLPQSALDIPEHGWVNLHFSLLPAYRGAAPVQRAIWEGEEITGATTFRIVKELDAGPTFGLMTQMVHPDDTAGSLLAKLAEGGAGLLVATLDGIAEGALVAREQPTDGISYAAKITPEDARITWSQPAAGIERQIRACTPAPGAWTLLDGERFKVGPVQLTEEELAPGTLEVRKSEVLVGTGSVAVRLGLVRPFGKKEMAAADWSRGARVGSGVRFGA
- a CDS encoding RsmB/NOP family class I SAM-dependent RNA methyltransferase produces the protein MSGSGRDPGRGRGRGRRPGTPPRGGRAPVDPARLAAFEVLKAVRVEDAYANLVLPHVLGRLGLSGRDAAFATELASGTLRGQGTYDAILAGCVDRPLAKVEAKVLDALRLGTHQLLAMRVPTHAAIATTVDLVKSKVGPGAGGFANAVLRKVAERSMAEWTEGMALPERTSHPAWMVELLRDALDVPDELEALLAADNAPPRVTLVARPGRASRAEIEGEPTTFSPYGVRLAGGSPLEVPAVAEGRAGVQDEGSQLVALALAQAPVKGRDERWLDLCAGPGGKAALLDALAAEAGAVLIGNERQHHRARLVRANGVARVVAADGIRPPFAPGTFDRVLVDAPCSGLGALRRRPEARWRRRPADVTELVPLQRDLLRSALDLTRPGGVVVYATCSPVLAETRDVVVAVVSEDPGVLLEPVSGAAGDVPDARGPLPGTVQLWPHRHGTDAMFIAALRKEESR
- a CDS encoding LysE family translocator; this encodes MSSYPTFFLFAVLVALAPGPDTFITLRVTVAGGRERGLWTVAGIIAANVVLGVLAATGLGAVIRDAHTLFDVLRWFGVLYLAWLGLQAVWAGLRGDGGGWSSGGSARMAPHAAMRQGFVSTFTNPKALAFYLAVLPQFVSAYAGFVELMAYALTLAVLGAIYLITITLVAHGAMTFISRERVRRGIDAGVGVIMLGFAAALALDN
- a CDS encoding DNA polymerase domain-containing protein; the encoded protein is MPSSPPSVEIEVDDRVVKVTNPDRVYFPQAPGFEGGATKLDLVDYYLAVGPGIVNALYERPCMLHRFPKGLTGEPGEKVHQKRLPAGAPAWVETVELFFPRWKRTADELCVTELGAVIWAVQMSTVEFHPWNSRRADTEKPDEWRIDLDPGPASTYAGVRRAAHVAHEVLDDLGAVGYPKTSGSKGLHIYVRIAPDHGFPDVRRAARAFAREVERRAGGGVTTTWWKKDRDPAAIFVDWNQNTRDHTIAAAYSVRGLPDARVSTPIRWDEVDEADPRDFTIATVPERFARLGDLHADIDDHVFDIAPLLAWAERDEASGQDAPDEAEG
- a CDS encoding RecQ family ATP-dependent DNA helicase — translated: MPPRSTSQDVIRQTVRDRFGHPDLHPGQREAISALLAGSDVLLVAPTGAGKSLVYQAAGLLLEGLTLVVSPLLALQHDQLERLESLGVRGGRLSSAEGERARAEVLRAAAAGELDFVFLSPEQLANDEVREQVASWRPGLVAVDEAHCVSAWGHDFRPDYFRLGELIADLGEPRIVAMTATAAPPVREDIVERLRLAQPTTIVTGFARPELGLAVHRVVDEAEQRRTVLERVAALPGAGIVYCRTRPAAEEYAEALREALADTDRSVAAYHAGMSAKRRDQVHEAFSRGTLDVVVATSAFGMGIDKPDVRFVVHAQAPESPDTYYQEVGRAGRDGEPAIGLLVYRPEDLALGRFFSPGVPRMQDVRAVEAALDRGEEATDLGPRRRQRIRNLLDLAAHSHPGRDRVAAVIELAEAHRSLERSRVDMMRGYAETQRCRMEFLVGYFGEEVDGRCGTCDNCRAGIAPDPAALAEAPFGVQTRVRHEEFGAGVVTDVEEDRLTVLFDEVGYRTLSLELVLGEHLLAPGH
- the rpe gene encoding ribulose-phosphate 3-epimerase; translation: MGSRTSQITPSILNADFANLAQEVARIGSADWVHVDVMDNHFVPNLTFGPTMVEALSRATATPLDAHLMIEDPDRWAPAYAEAGAGSVTFHVEAAQAPVRLAREIRAQGARASMALKPATPIEPYEDLLAELDMVLIMTVEPGFGGQRFLDLCLPKIRRARALMDKHGLETWLQVDGGVSLETIERCAEAGADVFVAGSAVYSAEDPDAMVQALRARADAARSAG